GCATGACAAGCTGGCCTTTTTGATGACGGTGCCACGGAGTTTCTTCAATATGCGGAGCCGCTTTTGAGCGTAATACCAAGACTCGCTGAGGGTACTCGTCTGCAAAATTTAGATCTGTTACAAGACGCGATGATTCATTGTCTGTATTTAGCAATTTTTTGTCCAAGTGTCTTAATTAAGTTAAGAGACTAACACCTATAATACGCACCCAACAACCACACGTTACGGGTTGTATTTACCCAATACCTTGATGGAACAGAGATGAAACGTTTACAGCGCTTAGCGCAACACGATGCTGCGTATTTATTATTATTTATTTTTTTAGTGGCGTTAAATTTGCGAGGGCCGGTGACAGGACTCCCGCCATTATTGGATCGGATTAGCCAAGATTTACAACTCAGCAGTACTCAATTGGGGTTGATGACCAGCTTACCATTATTAGCATTCGCTCTGTTCGCTCCTGTCACTTCTTGGCTCACACGGTATTTTCAGATTGAACGCCTTCTTGCCTCGGGTGTCGGCCTAATTGCCATTGGCATGATTATTCGTTCTTTTGGCTCAATCAACACCTTGTATTTGGGCGCCGTGTTTATTGGTGCCGGGATTGCCATTGGTAATGTGTTACTGCCCAGTTTATTAAAGCGTGAGTTCCCGAATCACATTGTTCAGCTTACGGCGATTTATGTATTAATGATGAGCATCGGCGGTTTTTTGATGTCGAGTTTCGCCGTACCATTAAGCCTATTCGCAGAGCAAAACCCCATCGTACTGCCGATGGCATCATCAAGTATGAGTGGCTGGTCATTTGCGCTAATTTGCCAAATGGCGCTGATTCTCTTGCCTTTGATCGCGTGGTTTTGTTTTAAAATCACTCAACATCAAATACCACAAACAGGCACAGTCGAGATCACTCAAAAGGTTTGGCGCTCTGTCACGGCTTGGCAAGTGGCTGGGTTTCTCGCGTTCAATTCGCTGATTAACTACATCGTGGTGGCTTGGGTGCCGTCTATTTTAATAAACAATGGCTACACAGATTCAACCGCTGGACTGTATCAGGGGTATTTGCAACTCGCGGGGGCGTTGCCCTCGTTGATTCTAGCGCCTTTTCTCAGTCGTTTAGGAAGCCATAGACGGCTCTGTTTATCTGCGACGAGCTTAACTTGCTTGAGTGTTTTTGGTTTTTTGTTTCTACCCAACTGGTCTGGTCTTTGGTCCGTTTGTTTCGGCTTCGGTACCAGCATGGGCTTTATCTTAGGATTGTCTTTCGTTGGTTTAAGAACAAACAGCCCAAAGCAAGCGGCGGCATTATCCGGTATGGCGCAGCTCATTGGCTATACACTTGCGGCCGTCGGGCCGGTACTGATCGGTGCGCTTTATGATTGGCAGAGATCTTGGCAAGCGCCTTTGTATGTCATTCTTGTGATTTGTGTTATCTGGATGATGCTGGGGTGGATGGCCAGCCCTAAGCCAAAAAGCTAACGTTTTATGTTGGCGTCGTAACGTGCGGTTCGTAAAGGGAATATGAGAACACCAAATAACGTCGCGACAACACAACCCATACACTAAAGAATGCGACCCACTGACCTAAAAGACGAATTAGGTTGCGACGTCTTCAAGGCTCAGCTTTAAAGGAATGGTGAAGACAAATTTAGTACCAACCCCCACCTCAGAAGTGACGTCAATGCGTCCTTTCATCAGTTGATAGACCCATTGGTTCACTAGGTGCAACCCTAAACCTGTGTGGTTATTTTGACGGCCAGTGGTGATGAATGGTTCAAAAACACTGTCTAAAACATCTGGCGATATTCCATTGCCACTGTCTTCAAAAGAGAATATTAAACTCTCCTTTTCTTTTGAGGCCATAATCGATATCTGACCCTTTGCTGAGCGCTGAAAAGCATATTCAAAGGCATTATCAAAAAGGTTTTGTATAATCTGAGACATCGCGCCAGGATACCCTATCATTTCAATGTCATCTGGGCATTCGATTACAAGGCTAATCCCTACACGGTTTTTAAAGGTGGATTTATAGGTTAATACAATATCGTTTAACACATTATGAAAAAAGAAAAGTTGTGCATCTTGCGCCGTTCTATCCGAAACAATTCGCTTAAAACTAGAAACAATATCGAGCGCTCGAGTGAGGTTCTTGTCCGCTATAAGAAGAGATTCATTCATTTTATCTAGACCATCAGAAGGTGATCGGCCGATTTCTTTGTCTAGCCAGACCTTACAAGACGACATCGCCATTCTGACGCCTCCAAGCGGCGTATGCATTTCATGGGCTAAGCCTGCGACCATTAACCCCAATGAAGACAGCTTACTGGTCTCTACCAGCTCATCCTGTAGATCTACCAACCGTTTATTTGTTAGATTGAGCTTTCGATTAGCATGTTCCGCTTGAGCCTTTTCTTCTTGGAGTAATGTTAATAATCGATAGGTCTCAAATTGTGCGGTAATTTTTCGCCAAACAAGCCAAGCAATAGCGATAAAGCTAAACCCTGCAACTCCAATAATAACGAGGAGTAACCTCCCCCGCCACATGGAAAACGCCTCAGAATGAGAGCGAGCAACAAAATACAAAGAGGAAACCTGTTCGCTTTGAGTGCCTATTACATCATCATCAATGTTCTGTTTAAGAAAGCTCCATAAGCGGCCATTATTAAAAACCCTTTCTAATCCATCGGTCGCATTCATTGATTGCCAAATAATAGGCAAGTGCGTTTTTATATTAAGCCGAGAGTCATTAGAGTGAAGTAACGCCCCCCATTCAAGGCTGCTGTCTGCTGCTAATACCCACTGACCAGTTGTATCCACTATTTCTAAAGACACCTCTTCAGTACTAAATGTGCGAATCAGTTCAAACAACTTACTCAAGTCGTAATTAACCACCAAAAAACCTGACTGATCACCGGTGATTTTTACGACACCACGCACCGTTGGCTGAAAAGGACGAACTATTTCTTTATTCTCTATATTCAAATCCAGAGATGAGATATACACATCATTTTCTGTACCGCGGGGGGCATTTTTAATATAATTTCGATCGGATTTATCTTGTAGTTGAGAGTTTTCAACACGAGTAATTACGCCTGCTTGAGAGTTGATTCTAATCCGCTCTCGGCCATTCGGCATGATCCAGCGCACTTGTGAAATCAAACTAGACGTTTGAGCGAATTGACTAAATTCATCGACAACCAGATCCTCCCAATCAGCCGAGAAAGCGGTGTGATCTTTCGAAGTCAATCGCGCATTAACGCTGTTTCTCAACAACAAGGTAACACGCTTGATGTGCCCCATTTCACGACTAAAAACATTCGCGCTACGGGACAAAACTTCCGATTCATTCCACGCCAACTGACTGGTTTTATTGTCTAAAAATAATCGATACCCTCCCCAGCTAAGCAACAATATAAAAATCATAATACCGGATAGACACACCAGCAATAATGGTTTTTCCCGTGAGAAACATCCACCAAAAGTCATAGGGTTACAGGCCTGATTGAATCCAGTTTATCGTATCGTCTAATGACATCGGCTTGGCAAATAAATAGCCTTGTCCATCGCCACAGCCCAAAGCAAGAAGGTGCTCTTTTTGCTGATCTGTCTCAATTCCTTCAGCAATAACATTCAACCCTAGAGAATTTCCCAGCTCTATGATCATTTTCAAGATTTGCCAATCTTTTTCAGATTCCTCCATTCTCCACACAAAACTATGGTCAATTTTAATCGTTGAAACCGACAAGGTAGATAAATAGGCCAAGGAAGAATAACCCGTGCCAAAGTCATCAATATTGACCCGCACACCTAACGTCTTTAAAACAGACAAGTGTTTGTTAATGGTGCCTTTCTCTTTTATGAATTGAGACTCGGTAATTTCCAGTTCTATCATTTCATTAGGGACATCTTCTTCTTCAAGCAAGGCTTTAAAACGATCGAAGTAATTGGGACGGATGATTTCATTACCAGCGACATTGACAGAAATAGGCACATGAATCCCCATGCTTTTAAGCGTATTAATGGCTTTACAAGACTGCTGTAGCATTTGTTGATCCAATTTATCAATAAGGCCACTGTTCTCAGCCAAGACGATAAATTGATCTGGTGGGATAGAACTTCCGTTTTTATGAGTCCACCGAGCCAGTGCTTCAAACCCAATCAGTGTGTTGTCTTTTAAACTTACCTTAGGCTGAAAATAGGCAACGATGTCGTTATTTAAGATCGCTTCGCGCAAATCTTTTAATAATTCATAGCGGCCAAACATGGCGGTGGCGAGTGTTTCAGAAAAGGCCAAATAAGAAACGCCCTCATATTTGGCTCTTTCTAACGTACTTTTTCCGACACTGACTAATTGCTCGGCTTTATAGGTAGGAAAGTCTGAAAACTTCACCAAGCTAATGGTCAAGTCGAGAGAGTGCGTGGAGCTCTCTACTTCAATGCTGGTATGAATAATAGATTCGAGTGACGATTCGCAGTAATCCTGATCGTCATACACAATCAGCACTAAAGTGTCTCGCTCTAGTAAAGCAATATCAACCGATTTATCAAAGAAATGACTTAAGTGATCATACAAAGACAACGTAAGCTGGTCGCAATACTTAGACCCTAGAACCGATTCGATATAGGCCAAATCTTCGACATATAACATTAATAAGGTGGCTTTTTCCCGTTCCCAAGAGAACATGTCACGTATTTCTCTTACCAACCAGTTTTTATTGTGAATGCCTAAAGCGGGGTCAATATAAGCCAACTCAGTTAATTTACTGTGTAGTGCGACATTACGAAAACCGGCACTAATATTTTCACAAAAAACTTGAAGTAAGTTAATTTCATTTGTGGCGAGTCTACGGTCCAACTTCACCACGATCATATATTCTCGACCGTCTAATTCTTTGTTCGAAAAATACAACACAGAGAAGCCATCCAAAAAAACATGACTCTTCTTTGTATTCGCTTGTTCAATCGCTTCTTTTAAAACAGTTTCTTGAATTACGGATAAAATATATCGATGTATATGAGATGCAAATTCGCCACTGGCAGCAACAATTAACGCTTTTTCTAGCGGCTCCTCTTCAGGGTGAAAAAAGCACACTATCCCGCCTTGATTCATTTTCAATAGCAGACTAATTTCATCCAAAATAGAATGCGTATATTCTAAAATATCACTCTTTGAGGCAATGCGTTGACTCGCTGCAAGCAACAACTGCATTCCGTGACGAGCTTCCTTCATGTCCGAAAGGTGCTCCCACGTGCGTAGGTTACTCAACACTATCGTTTGCAAATGCGCTTGGGTAAGGTCCGATTTACACCAATAATCGTCAATATCATATTGTCCGATGAGATCATCCACTGGCGCCATACCTGGCTGCCCTGTCAACAAAACAATGCGCACTAGGTCATTTCCAATGACGTCACGAATAGTACGAATTAAGCGTAAGCCAGCTTTATCCGTTTCCATCACCACATCAAGAAAGATTACCGAGATGTCTGGGTTCGCCGCAATCACGGTCGCCGCCTCGCTGGCGGACGATGCGGTAAGAAACTCTACCTGCTTATCATCATAATTAAGCGCACTTAAACCGTTCATTAACGCCGCTTGATAATCAGGATCATCCTCTACCGATAAGACTTTACAGTATTTTTTGGAGTTGAACGTTGATTGGTATTGCTTTGTATCAGAGGATAAATCCATTGCATTTTCCATCCTTGTCTTTCGTGGTTTTATCTATTAAATAGTTCTTGAAGCTTAGCGCTTTATATAAAAACTGCCTCATAGGGCAATAACAAATTTTGTAACGAAATATTATTAATTGCCTTCATTATCAACCCTTGGCAGGTTAGCGCGTAAGTTTGTTCGTTTACACATCAAGTTTCACTGTTAAGAAATACCAAGTTTTTACTATTTTTTCGAGAATGTTAACGATACTAGACACAAATATTCAGATGATTTGTTTGTGATATAGTAGAACGTTGAAAAAGACACTGGCAGGCGGATTAAAAGAACCTCATGGACAAACATAAAGGCAATTTATTCATCTTATCAGCTCCTTCTGGAGCAGGTAAATCGACCTTGTACAAGGCGCTACTGAACCAAGACGATAAGGTGCGCATTTCGATTTCTCATACAACGCGTGCGCCAAGAACCGGCGAAGAGCATGGTCGAGAATACTATTTTATCGACGATGAATCCTTCCTAGATATGATTGCGGAAGACGCCTTTTTCGAGCACGCTCAGGTCTTTGATAATTATTACGGCACGTCGAAAGAATCTATTTTTGGCATGTTAGAACAAGGCTTAGATGTCATTTTAGAAATAGACTGGCAAGGCGCACGCCAAATCCGTCAATTTTACCCTGAGGCCATCGGAATATTCATCTTACCGCCGTCATTACCAGCCTTAGAAGAACGACTAAGAAGTCGAGCAACCGACACCGACGATGTCATTCAGCGCCGCATGGCGAAAGCCGTAAATGAAATGTCTCACTACCACGAATACGACTTTGTCATCGTAAATGATGATTTTGATGCGGCACTTTCTCAAATGGCGGCCATATTTATGGCAATGAGAGCAAAAACACCCGTTATGCAAGAAAAAAGTGGCAATCTTATAAATGATCTCTTGTCATTATGAGAAGCCGTTAAGTAGAATTACCCTTGGATAAATAGATAACCGAACACAGAGGTCAAAATGGCTCGAGTTACCGTAGAAGATTGTTTAGAAAACGTTGATAACCGCTTCGAATTAGTGATGGTGTCATCAAAACGCGCACGCCAACTAGCAACTGGTGGTGAAGAAGCGAAAGTGCCTGCTGAAGGGGACAAAGTAACCGTTATTGCACTACGTGAAATAGCAGCGAACTTGATCAACGCAGGCAATGTTGATCTGCAAAAACGCCCAATTCACGAGTTTTAATCTCAATGGTGTCGCTCATAGCACAACTGTCGCACTTCCTTTTTACCTTTGTGAGGTGAGCGATGTATACCGTTGAAGATTTAGCACTGACCTTGAGTCAATATTTACCTTACGATCAAGTCGCTAAGGTAAAACGCGCCTATTATTATGCCGAACAAGCCCACGATGGGCAGCGGCGTAAAAGTGGCGAGCCCTATGTCACCCATCCTCTCGCTGTCGCTGAAATTCTGTCTGAACTTCGGATGGATTGTGATGGATTGACGGCGGCACTTCTGCACGACGTAATCGAAGACACTGGCATCAGCCGTGAGGCACTTACCGAACAATTTGGGGAAGGCGTCGCAAGTCTTGTTGATGGCGTCAGTAAGCTGACGCATCTTGAATTCAATAGCCAAGTCGAAAAGCAAGCCCACAATTTCCAAAAAATGGCCATGGCCATGGCCGATGACATTCGCGTCATCTTGGTAAAGTTGGCAGATCGATTGCACAACATGCGCACATTAGATGCCATGCCAGCCCATAAAAAGCGCCGTATTGCCCGCGAAACCTTAGATATTTATGCTCCCATCGCAAATCGTCTGGGCATGTACAAGGTTCGGGTTGATTTAGAATCTCTCGCTTTTCAAGCTTATTACCCAATGCGCGCTCGAATGCTACAACGGGCTATCCATAAAAAATATGGCCAGCAACGCATTAAAGACACCCAAAAACTGGAAGACACGATTCGATCTGAACTGGCCGCCGACTATATCGAAGCCAGTATCAGTGTTCGAGAAAAACACATTTATAGTATTTATCAGAAGATGGACAAGAAGCGTCGTTCTTTAGATGAAATTATGGACGTCATGGGCGTACGTATTGTCACCGACCGTCACGACAGCTGTTATCGAATCCTCGGGGTTATTCACGCCCTCTTCAAACCCATTGAAGGTCGCTTCAAAGATTACATCGCCGTACCAAAATCCAACGGTTACCAATCACTTCATACTACGGTATTAGGCTCCAACGGCATCCCAATGGAAGTCCAAATACGCACAGAAGAAATGGACTTGGTTGCCAACAATGGCATTGCAGCTCACTGGGCTTATAAAATTGGTGGTTCTTCCAACACACCAAGCAACCATGATCGCGCCACAAAATGGGTGAAAAGCTTATTAGAAATTCAACAAAAAGCACGTAACCCTATTGAATTTGTTGATAACGTGAAAAGTGATTTATTTCCTGATGAAGTGTATGTATTCACACCAAACGGCCAAATCATCGAGCTGCCTTCTGGTGCAACGCCTGTTGATTTTGCCTACGGTGTTCACACGGAAATTGGCAATACCTGTATTTCTTGTCGCATTAACCGCCGACTTGCACCGTTAAGTACGCAATTAGAAAGCGGTCAGACCGTCGAGATCATTACTGCGAAGAATGCTCAACCGAACGTTGCTTGGTTGAGTTTTGCCATTACGGGTAAAGCACGCACTAATATCCGCCATTATTTAAAAGACAAACAACGCGAAAATGCCATTTCTATAGGTCATCGTCTGTTAACACGCTCTTTAAACGCGTTTAAAACCAACATTGATGAGTTGACCACTGCACAAATTACACAAGTATTAGAAAACCACCAACTCGCTGCAATGGACGATCTATTAGAGTCGATAGGCAAAGGTCGCTATGTTGGTTACCTAGTGGCCAGAGAACTGTTTCCAAACATTGATGAAGATACCTTAGTGACACCCAAGTCCTTCAAGGTCAATGGCTCTGAAGGCATGCTGATTTCCTATGCCAAATGCTGTGCTCCCATACCTGGCGACCCGATTGTTGGCTATGTTCAGGTGGATAAAGGCATCGTCATTCATCACCTTAATTGCCCTAACGTTCAAGATCATCTGTCCAATCCTGAGCGATTTATTCATATGGCATGGGGTAAAGACATTGAAGAAGAGCTACACATTAGCCTCATCGTCACTTACATCAACGAGCGCGGCGCCGTGGCAAAAATTGCCAGCTCGATCAGTGACACCGATTTCCAAGTATCGAATCTTGATATTATTGAACGAGGTCGAGTCAGTCGCTTACGATTAAGTATCACCATTTCCAGTCGCATTGGTTTGGCCGATGTCATGCGTCGCATAAAAGCGGTTCGCTGTGTGGAAAAAGTATCGCGCGAAACCATTGTAGGGCGCTAACCTGCCTTAATTCACCCTTTTATTTACCACTTTCTCGAAAAAGGATGCTCATTATGTCAAAACAAGTAATTCATACAGAAAACGCACCAGCTGCTATTGGCCCATATTCACAAGCCGTTCGCGCTGGCAATACGGTTTACTTATCCGGCCAAATTCCTTTGGTTCCTGAAACGATGGAAGTCATCAGTGAAGACATCGTTGAGCAAACGACGCAGGTCTTTAAAAACCTACAAGCAGTCTGCGAAGCCGGTGGTGGCTCTTTAGAAAATGTTGTGAAATTCAACATCTTCATGACTGACTTGGGTAACTTCGCCACAGTTAACGAAGTCATGACTCAATTCGTTAAACAGCCTTACCCTGCTCGTGCCGCGATGGGCGTTCGCGCATTGCCAAAAGGCGTTCAAGTAGAAATCGAAGGTATCATGGTGTTGGAAGACTAATCTCTTCAACTCCATAATTTGAGTCAAAAATAAAAAAAGAGGCCGCGGCCTCTTTTTTTATGCTGTGCATCTTGCGCTTAAAACATGTAGTGCTTAGAAAAGAGAAAGAAGCGAGTTTATGGCTTAAATTCAGCTAATAAAGCCTGATAGCCCACGACATAACTTGGATAACGCAGCGTCCAGCCTTGCGAAAGCAGATATTGGCCTTGAATGCGTTTTCCTGACGTTGGTGTAAATTGACCGCTGTCGCTCACCGCTATTTTTGCGCCAAGGCAGGTGGCTAACCAAAGTTTGACTTCCCACATGGAAACCGGTGTCTGGTCGGTCACAATCACCTGTTGAGGCAATGGTTTATCCATCAGTGCCGCGTTCGCCAGTGCCACGTTTGCCAGTAACACGAGAGCCGATACAACGTCGTCTCGATGCACTCGATTGGTCCAGCTGTTCGCTTGCCAATTTTCACCACTCAGTACTTTTTCTAACAATCTAAAGCGTCCGGCACCATAAATGCCAGAACAACGTACCGCCACGCTGGGTAAAACGGCAGCCAGAGCCTGCTCCGTTTCAAGTAAAATATTAGCGGTTGCCGACTCAGGTTGTGCTGGTGTGGTTTCATCTATCCATTCACCTTGGCTTTGTCCGTACACACTGGTGCTGGAAACGAAAAAGACCTTAGGCGGCTTGGGCATGTTTTTGTATCGACGAATCAATACCTGCGCCGTATCAAAGTAAGCAGCGCGATAAGCCGCTTCGTGCCGACCCTTGGGCGTCATGATCAAAAAAATGAGATCCGCGTCTGGCAGCGCCTCATCACTCATAGTCACAAGATCACCGGTTATTCCCTTCACACCATCAGGAAAGTCATGTTTCGTCCGACGTATGCCAGTAATCGTATGGCCTTGTGCCACTAAGTTCGTTGCCAAACCTGAGCCTAAATCACCACAACCCGCGATCAGTATCTTTGCCATTTATCTTCTCCAAATTCTTACGATGAACTAACGTGATCTTCGAGCCTTGATAAAGCGGCCTAAAAAAAGAAATCCTCAGCAATCAAAAAGGAACGAGTATACTTTATCAAATTATGTATTATCATAGTTATTAACAATGAATCAGCCTAGGTAAATGGTGCGATATGACATTAACGGAATTGAAATACATTGTAATGCTGGCAGATGAAAAACATTTTGGCCGTGCTGCAGATCGCTGCTATGTGTCACAGCCAACATTAAGTGTCGCGGTTAAAAAGCTAGAAGAAGAACTCGGCACCGCGATTTTTGAACGCAGTAAAAGTTCTGTTTATATCACACCACTGGGTGAGCAAATTATTACGCAAGCCAAGCGTGTTTTAGATCAAGCAAGCGTGATAAAAGAGCTAGCAAATTCCGGTA
This genomic stretch from Marinomonas primoryensis harbors:
- a CDS encoding RelA/SpoT family protein → MYTVEDLALTLSQYLPYDQVAKVKRAYYYAEQAHDGQRRKSGEPYVTHPLAVAEILSELRMDCDGLTAALLHDVIEDTGISREALTEQFGEGVASLVDGVSKLTHLEFNSQVEKQAHNFQKMAMAMADDIRVILVKLADRLHNMRTLDAMPAHKKRRIARETLDIYAPIANRLGMYKVRVDLESLAFQAYYPMRARMLQRAIHKKYGQQRIKDTQKLEDTIRSELAADYIEASISVREKHIYSIYQKMDKKRRSLDEIMDVMGVRIVTDRHDSCYRILGVIHALFKPIEGRFKDYIAVPKSNGYQSLHTTVLGSNGIPMEVQIRTEEMDLVANNGIAAHWAYKIGGSSNTPSNHDRATKWVKSLLEIQQKARNPIEFVDNVKSDLFPDEVYVFTPNGQIIELPSGATPVDFAYGVHTEIGNTCISCRINRRLAPLSTQLESGQTVEIITAKNAQPNVAWLSFAITGKARTNIRHYLKDKQRENAISIGHRLLTRSLNAFKTNIDELTTAQITQVLENHQLAAMDDLLESIGKGRYVGYLVARELFPNIDEDTLVTPKSFKVNGSEGMLISYAKCCAPIPGDPIVGYVQVDKGIVIHHLNCPNVQDHLSNPERFIHMAWGKDIEEELHISLIVTYINERGAVAKIASSISDTDFQVSNLDIIERGRVSRLRLSITISSRIGLADVMRRIKAVRCVEKVSRETIVGR
- a CDS encoding RidA family protein, yielding MSKQVIHTENAPAAIGPYSQAVRAGNTVYLSGQIPLVPETMEVISEDIVEQTTQVFKNLQAVCEAGGGSLENVVKFNIFMTDLGNFATVNEVMTQFVKQPYPARAAMGVRALPKGVQVEIEGIMVLED
- a CDS encoding EAL domain-containing protein; translation: MDLSSDTKQYQSTFNSKKYCKVLSVEDDPDYQAALMNGLSALNYDDKQVEFLTASSASEAATVIAANPDISVIFLDVVMETDKAGLRLIRTIRDVIGNDLVRIVLLTGQPGMAPVDDLIGQYDIDDYWCKSDLTQAHLQTIVLSNLRTWEHLSDMKEARHGMQLLLAASQRIASKSDILEYTHSILDEISLLLKMNQGGIVCFFHPEEEPLEKALIVAASGEFASHIHRYILSVIQETVLKEAIEQANTKKSHVFLDGFSVLYFSNKELDGREYMIVVKLDRRLATNEINLLQVFCENISAGFRNVALHSKLTELAYIDPALGIHNKNWLVREIRDMFSWEREKATLLMLYVEDLAYIESVLGSKYCDQLTLSLYDHLSHFFDKSVDIALLERDTLVLIVYDDQDYCESSLESIIHTSIEVESSTHSLDLTISLVKFSDFPTYKAEQLVSVGKSTLERAKYEGVSYLAFSETLATAMFGRYELLKDLREAILNNDIVAYFQPKVSLKDNTLIGFEALARWTHKNGSSIPPDQFIVLAENSGLIDKLDQQMLQQSCKAINTLKSMGIHVPISVNVAGNEIIRPNYFDRFKALLEEEDVPNEMIELEITESQFIKEKGTINKHLSVLKTLGVRVNIDDFGTGYSSLAYLSTLSVSTIKIDHSFVWRMEESEKDWQILKMIIELGNSLGLNVIAEGIETDQQKEHLLALGCGDGQGYLFAKPMSLDDTINWIQSGL
- a CDS encoding sensor histidine kinase; its protein translation is MTFGGCFSREKPLLLVCLSGIMIFILLLSWGGYRLFLDNKTSQLAWNESEVLSRSANVFSREMGHIKRVTLLLRNSVNARLTSKDHTAFSADWEDLVVDEFSQFAQTSSLISQVRWIMPNGRERIRINSQAGVITRVENSQLQDKSDRNYIKNAPRGTENDVYISSLDLNIENKEIVRPFQPTVRGVVKITGDQSGFLVVNYDLSKLFELIRTFSTEEVSLEIVDTTGQWVLAADSSLEWGALLHSNDSRLNIKTHLPIIWQSMNATDGLERVFNNGRLWSFLKQNIDDDVIGTQSEQVSSLYFVARSHSEAFSMWRGRLLLVIIGVAGFSFIAIAWLVWRKITAQFETYRLLTLLQEEKAQAEHANRKLNLTNKRLVDLQDELVETSKLSSLGLMVAGLAHEMHTPLGGVRMAMSSCKVWLDKEIGRSPSDGLDKMNESLLIADKNLTRALDIVSSFKRIVSDRTAQDAQLFFFHNVLNDIVLTYKSTFKNRVGISLVIECPDDIEMIGYPGAMSQIIQNLFDNAFEYAFQRSAKGQISIMASKEKESLIFSFEDSGNGISPDVLDSVFEPFITTGRQNNHTGLGLHLVNQWVYQLMKGRIDVTSEVGVGTKFVFTIPLKLSLEDVAT
- the gmk gene encoding guanylate kinase, translated to MDKHKGNLFILSAPSGAGKSTLYKALLNQDDKVRISISHTTRAPRTGEEHGREYYFIDDESFLDMIAEDAFFEHAQVFDNYYGTSKESIFGMLEQGLDVILEIDWQGARQIRQFYPEAIGIFILPPSLPALEERLRSRATDTDDVIQRRMAKAVNEMSHYHEYDFVIVNDDFDAALSQMAAIFMAMRAKTPVMQEKSGNLINDLLSL
- a CDS encoding MFS transporter; protein product: MKRLQRLAQHDAAYLLLFIFLVALNLRGPVTGLPPLLDRISQDLQLSSTQLGLMTSLPLLAFALFAPVTSWLTRYFQIERLLASGVGLIAIGMIIRSFGSINTLYLGAVFIGAGIAIGNVLLPSLLKREFPNHIVQLTAIYVLMMSIGGFLMSSFAVPLSLFAEQNPIVLPMASSSMSGWSFALICQMALILLPLIAWFCFKITQHQIPQTGTVEITQKVWRSVTAWQVAGFLAFNSLINYIVVAWVPSILINNGYTDSTAGLYQGYLQLAGALPSLILAPFLSRLGSHRRLCLSATSLTCLSVFGFLFLPNWSGLWSVCFGFGTSMGFILGLSFVGLRTNSPKQAAALSGMAQLIGYTLAAVGPVLIGALYDWQRSWQAPLYVILVICVIWMMLGWMASPKPKS
- the rpoZ gene encoding DNA-directed RNA polymerase subunit omega; protein product: MARVTVEDCLENVDNRFELVMVSSKRARQLATGGEEAKVPAEGDKVTVIALREIAANLINAGNVDLQKRPIHEF
- a CDS encoding NAD-dependent epimerase/dehydratase family protein yields the protein MAKILIAGCGDLGSGLATNLVAQGHTITGIRRTKHDFPDGVKGITGDLVTMSDEALPDADLIFLIMTPKGRHEAAYRAAYFDTAQVLIRRYKNMPKPPKVFFVSSTSVYGQSQGEWIDETTPAQPESATANILLETEQALAAVLPSVAVRCSGIYGAGRFRLLEKVLSGENWQANSWTNRVHRDDVVSALVLLANVALANAALMDKPLPQQVIVTDQTPVSMWEVKLWLATCLGAKIAVSDSGQFTPTSGKRIQGQYLLSQGWTLRYPSYVVGYQALLAEFKP